CTGTGTGCTAACCGGAGCGCGCGCTCTACCACAACCATTTGCACAACCAGTGTATTCTGCTGAGCGAACGACCGAACCCCGGTGCGAACCAACAGCCTTTGACCAGAGAGGATGGCTGATAGGGAACAACTGATCCAAAGAGCCCGTCTGGCGGAGCAGGCGGAGCGCTATGATGACATGGCCTCCGCGATGAAGCTGGTGGgtcattattaatatatatgcaTTCATGCACAAGCAATCTTTAAGAGACGATTGCAATGTAATATACATgcgtttcgtttttttttaatttttaaaataatgctcAAATTTAGGTGCATTTCTAGTTTATACAATTTAAGACGCTCTCGACACTGTCACGAGCAGGACCTCTTCTCTttgttatatataaaatatgctttgttaaagggacagttcacctcaaATAAAAATCCTGTCTCAATTTATTCATCTTCATGTCGCTGCACCTTCAAAAGCTTTATTTCTTCCTTGAAACACAAAGGGAAATGTTAGGCAGAATGACAGTAAGTcaccattgactttcattgtatgtaAAACAGATTGAAATTAAACGGTGACTGAGGTTCTCGGTAACTAGCACTAGCTTTCTGCCTAACCTCGCggtttgttttttgtaaagaaaaaagtAATGCGGGTGTGAAacgacttgagggtgagaaaatacTAACATTGTTTCATTTGTGTATATACATTTAGAACGTTGGatgaaaacttaaaaaaaaaaaagatatatgaTGATAAGACAAAAAAATCAACAGACAAAAACGGGGCGATTGACGATACATAATTCTAATAAATTGTAGGTTTCGGTTCAGTATCGAGTATATCAGTTGTTATGGTGGATGAACATGGGCGGCGCTATGGCACCCTCATCCACATCCATTGTGTATCCCTGTCTCTGCGAAAATagaataaaaacaacaatagCTACGTTTTAAATGATGAACCCTGTTAATATAGTCGGATAAAACTTACATTTTCTCAACAGCTCATGTTAATTTGTTGTCAGAAAATAAAGCGCAATATGTGAGCTAGCAGTGCAGCATCAGCTGAATGGTTTGACATCTGAGCACAAAGGATgaaagtcagtcagtcagttagTGTGGGTCACACAGGACGCTTtattcaatgtattttttttttgtatcatttTCATTACTAATGAAAGTAACATCATTCTAATCACCCGTTTGGGTTAGATATTGTCATTATTGTGCCACTTTGAATTTTTGACATATTCAGTGTAGGGTTTCCATGGTCATGGTAAACCTGGAAATGTCAAGCAATTGTAAAATAGTCAGACCTGGataagtaataaaatatattacatttctaaaAAGTTATTGGAAATCCATGCcatgaaaaatatttatttcaaaattgtTGTTTGAGAGTAAAATCTCAAAAATTATTTGTAACGGTCCTGATCATAAATTACATGATGTTAATGTGATCATAAATGTTCAGGTTTCTTATTCACATTGCATTAGGAAGGTGCACTATATCAGTGGCTATATGGGTAtcagcaaatatttatttaatatcactattaataatgaataaacaTTAGGCTTTTTCcagttcaaacaaacaaaatgtttgAAAACTTAAATTATGCATTATCTTTTATCCAGGGTCTTGATAGATTTTGGTCAGAACACCTCTGTACAGCACCTTAATGTcccaatttcaaataaatatgttGCAAACATAATTGCGTTTATTCACCCAAAATTTGGCCTTCTGCACCATCAGGTCACAGAGTTGAATGAGCCGTTGTCCAACGAAGACCGAAACCTGCTCTCGGTGGCCTACAAGAATGTGGTGGGGGCCCGGAGGTCATCTTGGCGTGTAATATCCAGCATAGAGCAGAAGACGGCGGCAGATGGCAATGAGAAGAAGCTGGAACTGGTGCGTGTCTACCGAGAGACCATCGAGAAGGAGCTGGAGTCGGTGTGCCAAGACGTTCTCACCCTGCTGGACCAGTACCTCATCAAGAACTGTGACGAAACCCAGGTAGAGAGTAAGGTGTTCTACCTGAAGATGAAGGGCGACTACTACCGGTACCTGGCCGAGGTGGCCACCGGCGAAAAGAGGGCCTCTGCCGTCGAATCATCTGAAGGTGCATACAAAGAGGCGTTCGATATTAGCAAGGGCATGCCGGCCACCCATCCCATCCGCCTGGGCCTGGCGCTCAACTTTTCTGTCTTCTACTACGAGATCCAAAACGCACCCGAGCAGGCCTGCCAGCTTGCCAAGGAAGCCTTCGATGACGCCATCGGCCACCTGGACAATCTGAACGAGGACTCCTATAAGGACTCCACGCTCATCATGCAGCTCCTGCGGGACAACCTCACCCTGTGGACCAGCGACCAGCAGGACAGCGAAGGAGGGGATGCCAATAACTGAGAGATCAGCCATGTCCGCTCTCACTTCTAGCTGTAGTAGCACCTGTCTGTTCATTCTGCAGTCTTCTTTGATGCTCTATCTTACTTCTCTGTCTGCTccttcattctctctctctctcttttccatTCCATCTTTCTTGTCTTTGTGACACCTCAATGCTCTTCTTTGGTTCCTCAGCACTTCAGACCCTTGATTGCTCTCTCACCTGCTTTACCCCTTTTCCTCCACCAGGATACCGGTACCCAATCTGGAACGTTCCACTGCAGAAAAGGTGGTTCTAGGATGGAAAAATACAGCTGGCCTCTAAAACTTGCTTGTCTTGAACCTGGAACCGATAATGTCACATGTCCATAGCAAAATTTTGAAACCAATACAAGACATAAAACAAAACTAGCCCCCAAACCAATATATATAAAGCATTTAATTCACACATAGTCTTTTTCCTTATACATTACTTGCTATGTAaaatgcattgcaatacttaCTGCAACCTGTAAGCAAATTTGAAATGAATTATTTACtaatatcacacacacaaactgactaTGAAAACTACAATGAATTTTATAATACTCATAAATACAGTGATTCAAAATCCTTTGGATGTTCAGATGTATTCCTAAAagattattacaaattaaaatgtggaAATGTATGCATAAGTTGAATCCTATTTTGTTAGTTATATTATAGTTTTGTTATTCAATGAGGTTTACTTATTTAAACATGCTAACTTAAATTAATTTGGATGTTCAAATGTATTCAAAACATAGCatatgaaaatatatagcaTTTTCTTTCTATATAAATTTGTCTTGATGTCCTTATAACACTGaatcaaattactttaaattataatatacaccaatcaggcataacattatgaacacTGACCGgttaagtgaataacactgattaacttttcatcacagcacctgttagtgggtgggatatattaagcagcaagtgaacattttgtcctcagttgatgtgttagaagcaggtaaaataggcaagtgtaaggatttgagcgagtttgacaagggccaaattgtgatcaaacagacaagctactgtagctcaaattgctctagaagttaatgctggttatgatagaaaggtgtcagaatacacagtgcatcgcagtttgttacATCTGGAGATTCTCAAGCTGACCCCTGTAGACCGCCGAgaagcgccaacagtgggcacgtgagcatcagaacttgACCGAAGCAATGGAAGAGGGTAGCCTGAACttcatcactgttccttccttagaCCACTTTTagtagatactgaccactgcagacggGGAACACGCCACAAGAGCTTAGGTTTTGGAGATGGTCCTTACactttcctgcttctaacacattaacTAAGGACAAAATGtacacttgctgcctaatatatcccacccactaaccaccttataatgttatgcctgatcggtgtatatattttcaaaaattaaaacaaaattgaAGTGGCACGTTTATTTGTCAGTGGTCAATTCTGTCACTGTTCTGCACTTAAGTtggttctgagaccattttggTGAAAAGGGGGTATTTATTTACCCTCATTTGCTCTGTTTTCCCACCTAATCCTCTTCTCCTGTCCTTGACCTCTCTTCTGTATATGATTCTCTTCTTTCCTTCCACAACGAATCACTTATACCCTACTAGGGCTGTCACAGAAACTTCCTGTCTTAATTCTTGTTTGTTGATTTGAATTATGGTTAGTAAACAGGTAAGCTTTTAAGTTAGGATGCTTCTGTACTACAGCCCCTGGCCTCCACGTGACATTTATTTACTGTGTACTTGTAAGGACTCAATCTTTATAGAGACTCTGTAACACTTATTACAGGATGACATCTTGAGTACTTGGCACAGTATAGTGCAATGTTGCACTTCATTCTTCTTCACTCGTCTTTGATCTGTACCTCCATCACTGCTTAGATGTGTTTGTCTGTCGTTTCCCAAATTTCACCTTGTACAACTTGCTAGCCCTGTGAATTGTGTATATCTGCTGATCTCAAAACAGTATGTCACCATACAAAATTTGGGCGACACTCTGTTATGAGACGCAGTGATCAAGAGTCTTTTGATTAGGATTACATATGCAAGGTATGACAGAATGACATTAAAGACATTGCTTATCATGGGAACTCTCAAAATGCTGTTCATCTCTGGCCTTTTATTGTGGTTACACACATTTGTTATAAACTTTACACTGTTTTGAACTCTTTAATACACCTAAATTATAGTCAACAATAATCTGCAGTCACAACACAATGGCATGACTTTTGCACATTTCGGCAAATCCATATTCAATCTTGTTCATATTTTTGGCAGGTTGATgcttgcatttatttattacaaaacaaaagtttttcCTTGAATCACTTTGTAGGAATTTGTACAAGATTGCTGCTTTgtaaattttttacatttttctcaTGAAATGGAGTTGGCAAATGAAGCTgaattaaaatttattttaatatgaagTCAAAAAATTTCTATCCTGATATCATAATAAATAAttctcaatttaaaaaaaaactcattgaTGAGAAAATCTTAAGGAATTTGTTAATCTTTactaattatattaattgaaGTCATGTTGTCCAACCAACATGCGGGAAAAAAAAGCCTCATGGCTGGTGCATCAAGGTAAATGAGCCTTTTAAAATATCTGATTATTTTACCTTTTTATGACAGGACAGTGGTGCGACTCCCCAAAAACGTAAATGACatatatatacaccaatcaggaataacattatgactgaccaccttcctaatattgtgttggtcctccttttgctgccaaaacagctctgacccgtcgaggcatggactccactagacccctgaaggtgtgctgtgttatctggcaccaatatgttagcagcagatcctttaagtcctgtaaattgtGAGGTAGCGCCTCCATGAATCTGACTTTTTTGCTCAGCGTATCCCACAGATGTACGATTGGATTTAGATCTGGGGAAATTGAAGACCAAATCAAGACCTCAaaccattcttaaaaaaaaaaaaatgttttctggcagggtgcattatcctgctgaaagaggccacagccaggtaataccgtttccatgaaagggtgtacgtGGTCTGCAGCAGTGCTTAGTGGTACGTGTCATCcacaaggtttcccagcagaacattgcccaaaccATCACGCttctgccggcttgccttcttcccatagtgcatcctggtgccatgtgtttcccAAGTAAGCCACACACAAGCACCCAGaaatccacatgatgtaaaagaaaacgtgattaaTTAGACCAGGCCACCATCTTCCATCGCTCCCATGGTCTAGTTCTGATTTTCACGTGCCCACTATTGCTGCTTTCTGTAGTGAActggggtcagcatgggcaacctgactggtctgcgattatgcagccccatacgcaacaaactacAACGCACTGTGTACTCTTAACACCTTTTTTATCAGAacaagcattaacttcttgagcaatttgagctacagtagctcgtctgtttgatcagaccacacaggccagccttcgctccccatgtgcatcaaatgagccttggccgcccatgaccctgttttTTGGTTCACccctgttccttccttggaccactttagATGAATACTCACCACAGCAGACCAgcaacagcccacaagagctgcagttttgaagaTGCTCTGTCTTCTAGTCAATTTGTCCCATGTCAAACTCGTTCAAATCTAAATGCGTGCCTATTTTCCTTAGGCTATAtattcctgcttctaacacatcaactgagGATAAAACGTCCACTTGCTGCCTATCCCCTTCACTAACTaagtgccatgatgaagagataatcagtgttactCACTTCACCTCTCAGTGGTCATTGTTACGCCgaaacgatatatatatatatatatatatatatatatatatatatatatatatatatatatatatatatatatacatttgtatatatgtatgaatgtatatatatatatatatatatatatatatatatatatgtatgtatgtatgtatgtgtatatatatatatatatatatatatatatatatatatatatatatatatatatatatatatgcaccgATATGATATAACCAACAAGACAGACCAGTTGTAAACTAAGGAATTAAGGATTGAGATTGTACATGTTGACGTGTATTACGAACCAAATAGTGTATTTTGATTAAATGAAAATCCCTAAATATTGGTGCTGTTTCTGAGAAACTCATTAGTCGCCATATCTTTGGTCAATAATCTTGCTCTTTTTGATTGCGTAAACATTCTGGCAGAGATGCCTTTAACAGCCCATAAATAGTGATATGCAGGAGTTACATTGTATGACTGATTTATAATAGTACAATAATAGTGAATAAGATGAAGGCCATGCAGAAGGTCGCGTGTTTATGACTTTACATATTAAAGATAAATGTTCATGGCTGTGATGAGATATGATGGTATTTCAAAGGGATTGCTGAGAAGCTGATGAAGCCAAATATGTCTGCCGGCCTGtccttacactctaaaaaaaaaaggttcttcagtggttcttcagcggttctttagggtggataaggtgctatatagcaccaatACCATATAAAGAACCTGTAAAGCCCCTgtgtggttcttcagcggttcttcagtggttctttggggtggttaaggtgctatatagcaccactgtcataaattaaaaaaagcccCTCTAGGTTCTATCTCTCTTTTAGTTTCTTAATTTAGTTGGGGAATTGATTACAAaacaacattaaataaaataataatattcacaTGAAGTTAACAtggttctcaacctttttgGCCCAAAGGCCCccaaatgaaatatttcagaGCCCTCAAACACAACACTTTTTGACCCCAGCAAAGTGATTCAAAACAGCTTTTTGCCATTGGTATTAAAAATTAAGCTAATGAATATGGGGCCTGcccaactttttaaaattaaaacacaatagGTATTCAATACACACAAATTATAACTGTAGGCGGCTACCAAATCAAATCCACACTTGAACCATTTTCAAATCATCACCCATACAATCGCTTATTATATTAATACCcaatacattataaataaaaataataaaaaacctcttggaaaaaaaattctcagcTGGAAACTGATTTCACTTTATCACACCactataaaatgttatttacagCGCCAAAACAAAGTTatcttaacatttattttattttaattttatgttttgttcatttgtgtAGTCTagctttaataaaatattatgatgtccatacatatatatatatgattggcgcgtttatatatatatatatatatatatatatatatatatatatatatatatatatatatatatatatatatatatatatatatatatatatatatatatatatatatatatatatatatatatatatatataaacgcaCCAATCAGATGTACGCTGTTTGTGCGCGAGCGGTCCTACTCGAGAAACTGCGTCATTTGTGTCGTTGCTCGTTGGACCTTTGGCTTTGGAGCCGGCGTCGTTATGAAGAGAGACTGAGGAGAGAGAAAGAATCTTGCCCAGGTGAGTGTCATACCTCCAACTGTCACATAAATATGCTATTAAAGTTGAGTTACTTGTTAGGGGGAAATTTTGttggtattttaaaatgttgtacCGTGTTTTGAGTAATGTTAGCCGACTGTGTGGAGCCTGACCAACTGTGTTGACTAACGTTAATTTAACTTAGTTAACGATTTTTTTCCCAATAAACAAAGCGAATAACATCCTAGTGACgctcaaaaagaaaaaagaaaataatttctTACACTCGAGCCAGAGTTGCAGCAGTAACGTTTTAGTAACGTTAAGTTATTTCAACCAAATACACTGAAACGTCTTTGGTGTAACGTCAACCGACAAAGCtcgagagacagaggggggttTAACGTTAACGTTAAGGAGATGCGGTTAGGGATATTTGTTGCTTAACTAACACTGAAGTGTAACGTTAAGTAATAATTAAGGCTAACGTGGTCGTTCGTTTCGTGACTAActatttaatcttttttttttttttttatcgctGATAGAGATGACAGCCACGGTCCTAGAGGTGGGCTTTATATAGCTGCACCGTTCCCATGGATGCTGTGTCTAGTAACGTTAGtgaatatgaaataaaaataacatatgCACAACTTCTTAACTATTAAGTTAAAATTAAATGCTAGCCTACTTATGTTAAccgtttaaagctcaaataatgTATTTAATCTTCCATGCAAGAGGTGTAACATTACATAGTGTAAGGTTACGTCAAAGACTTCTATGCAAATGTAACTGGAATGGAAGCAAACAACAAATTCTTTAACGTTAGGCTAAAAGTTAGCTCTATTTATTTAGGCTATTTATCATTAGCTTAATTATTAACATTGGCCTATTTCATGTCATGCATATTTGCATGTAACTGTTAATGAATTGGTTTGAAGATCATTTTCAGTTAAGGCTGTGCATCATCAATGTCACCATACGATACACATCACGATATGGATCAATTTGTAATTACATTTCTTTTGAGCAGAGTTTAGTAACAGTAATATCTGTTTATTGAATAACCAGTGCCAGTGTTTCTGTTATAACagttgtgataattgaaaaactatttagtttatgtcatttaaaaaaaattaagagttaaattaaattaattgtcACAAGAACAGCTTGGTTCAATATCGATTATTTTTGGCTACATAACAGGTATGCCACATGCATGGCAAATTTTCTCAAGGAATAGGATACACATCTCTTAACTGATGCTGTAAACTATGGGAGTCAGTTGAAGCCTACTATAATATTGAAGGTAAAATTGAACAGATTTGTACAAACACTTAAATTAcacaaggattttttttataataataaagttaaaatatttGCTAAACAAATTACATATTTCTACtcaaatttgttttttaaagtataaacatttaaatggtggctGTCAAACAAACTTTCTCAATTCACATTTGGTGTAGCAGCAGAACTTTGGTGTCTGTTCATCTAAGACAAATTTTATGAATCTTTATAGATTCCTGTGTAAGtgtgttttgtatttgtacCCACATTTGTACCAATTTCAATACCCCTATAGGTTGATGCAGGAGAAGATGAACAAAGTATTAGGGGACATCTAGAGAAGCTTCAACCAAACATAGAGCTCCTCAAAGAAAGGATGGTGTGGAAAATTTTTGTGTCCAACCATAGCACAGAGGAGACTCGTTTCAGACTGGTGAAAATGGTAAGTACAGTAGTGTGTTGATTGCCTCCTTATGTATGACTATTTTTtaatatgtctttttttttactttagccAACAAATTCTTACACAGCTCTCTGCAATGGAACAGAGGCCTTCAAGTTTCACGGAGTCCCCTTAAGGACAAGTTCAGCCGAAAGATTGGCGACTGTGAAGATGGCAGgctaaaaaaaggtaattaggGTGGTGCTAtaattcaacaaaacaagaaattggGTCTACCTACAGTTCTGTTGGTCTGGAGTGCATTTCCCGTATAACAAAGTAAcgcaggtggtggagtaataactgcttttaattaattattttgagataGAATTCATGCTAGATcttttgctataaattatggacATGGCACCTGAGGcctaattcttatttttctcagttattttgCTTCATTTCCTGATTCAATCAAAGGCTCTTTCTTACGTCCTAGAGCGCGTCCGCACATGCGCACTCTTCAAAAAAGGTCATTTGATATGGCcttatacatatacataatacataaaggacatttgtatgtattcgaaaaaagtcccggctgaaacattgTCCCTCACATCACCCCCTCCCCCTCTCATTTCTGGCaatggggggagggggagatgtgaggtaGGATGTTTGacccgggactttttactgcgctgagtactaagtgctattccgccatacattatagttctcctttttaatcggcttagaaaagcaccacattttattttgtgtcactatacttgatcgttcaactatttgtgtaactgtatttaaatagggaaaccgtggaggtgtttggaggcttctaacttgatctctgtttggtaccatagtgaatgaactgggcttagtgggctaagctaaatgctatcagatcgtcagcgcgcgtcagagagattaagtgcacgcactccgacgagagaggtatgcgtcaactcgtcttagttaagggaataacatagtttaatgtgaAAAAAGCGGTAAAGTATCCTTTTAAGTCCACatcatgcaaacaagaaactatGCTTCTAACCAAAGGTCTAGAGCTGTCGTTCCAACCACACAAGTTTACGATGCAGTTTGCGAACGTTCATTGGAACAATGGTGTCGGGAAACACCAAATCGTTGAACTATGTCAGTAACAAcggaacttgcgaccatagttggctaatGATGGGGAAATGCACCCcggattgacttgaaaattaaCATGCAGTTTCTTTTCTGGGCCTGTTATGAAGTTTTATGTAGCATCATTTCTCAAAGCTAAAGTCTGAACATTCTGTTTTTGCTTCAAAAGAGAAAAATTATACAATCTTATTTTAACATCTTTGTTGGGATTGTGATTAAAATGCAGTGGTTGCCTATCATTTTAAATGGGTACAGACAGTTAAGGCAGATGAACTGGCAATGCCAGATGAACTGGCAATCGCAATGTGCAAACACACAGTTTCTTCCTAAATGCTGTTTCACAGTAGCCTTGAAGTCTAGACGCACCCttgcagcagcaaatctaatttgcagcgagTGTGGTCTATTAACTCATAAAATTGTGAACTGGAAAAAataaactctggtcaggccaatcacattgtgtttaaagttggtgggcgggcttaacatattGACGGCACTCCAGCAGATGTGCGGTCTTGTGTAGGTTCCGCATGcaacttgtaaacaaagaagctggcgaacggcggtctttcaaatcggcTTTGGCCACGGCTCTGGAagatttggagttaagcttttctttgagaaaagaacaaagaacggcactgaaatcatcctttagaaagggaagatgtgttcagagttttaccgaccggatacggcgaatgtttaatcaacTAGTTccacttcacgttgctctggttggttgtagcacttattgcgtgcagagggaatttgaaagacaaccgtttatcacgccccttggattgagccctgtcaacgGTGAGTCTGAgtcaacatcttgatgtgggtttgGCTTGTCAGGCCAGTTCAAAAGGGAAGTGCAAGTAGATGCAAAGGGAGCGGTACACAGTCAATACTCAGGCAAGGACCCCCTCCGCTGGTGTGGCGTTACACTCCGTTTATAAAAATGCCAGTGagcgtgtggactaggcctaaaTTCACTATCCCTCATTCTTCACTGGGTTCAGTGGTTGCACTTGCAAGCTATCACCATCATTATCACTCATTAGCGCACCAAACTTCAGCTCTCTTCACTTTACCACTTGGTCTGGTCTCTTCAAAAAGGACACACAACAGACCCTACCTGGTTTTGCACTGGAGTGCTTACCTATTATACTCACCTGATAAACCTACCTGTTGTTCCTGATCTGTCATCCGTCTTCTTTTTCCTGCGTTGTCTATTTGGATCTTCTTATCACTAGTCATTTACATCGCACACCACCTGCACAGAGAACCACGTATCACCACCAGCTAAGTCTTCAGTAAACCAGCATCATTGTTGCATTGCCACTTTGTTATCCTATCTTTACAATAAAGACTTGTTGTTTCACTTATCCCCCTTGTCTGGCCTCTTGCTTGTGCATGACAGAAGACCAAACcacaaaaagaaaacatgagcTGGAAATTCACTGGAGAGCGTTGTTCCCCAGTATGCTTTACAGCCAGCCCCAGAGTCTCATCCTAAGATGGGTGCCTTGTCAGAACTCCCTTCTTAAAATTACTTCTCGTCTGAACTTGTGTCCTAAAATGGCCAATGATTTCAATTCACTTCCTTTTCTAGGATCCAGTAGCAACTACCTTCCTTGTCCAGAGGCTCTAGTCC
The window above is part of the Pseudorasbora parva isolate DD20220531a chromosome 23, ASM2467924v1, whole genome shotgun sequence genome. Proteins encoded here:
- the ywhah gene encoding 14-3-3 protein eta; the protein is MADREQLIQRARLAEQAERYDDMASAMKLVTELNEPLSNEDRNLLSVAYKNVVGARRSSWRVISSIEQKTAADGNEKKLELVRVYRETIEKELESVCQDVLTLLDQYLIKNCDETQVESKVFYLKMKGDYYRYLAEVATGEKRASAVESSEGAYKEAFDISKGMPATHPIRLGLALNFSVFYYEIQNAPEQACQLAKEAFDDAIGHLDNLNEDSYKDSTLIMQLLRDNLTLWTSDQQDSEGGDANN